The following coding sequences lie in one Borreliella spielmanii genomic window:
- a CDS encoding phosphoglucomutase, with the protein MLKQYSLNMKNFKKAFDDMILSPSGFRKIFAKSKNENSIENEIGNEDKVLIALIIFTISNYFKNKSKPYIGLGLDSRPTGNIIAEITMKILITSKEKIKFFGILPITEILAFTKNSKDLKGFIYISASHNPTGYNGIKIGLNDGGVLNSAKTNEIIKQIKNNSQNEKLINYLINTLNKFNENKSHLEYYNKTIKLEKNNKNQSYKAYKSLIHEIAYENDINNKNIKILKERILKNPIGIIAEMNGSSRINSIDKELIESLGLKIELYNDKIGIFTHNIIPEGKSLNECKKLLQEKYIQDNSFELGYVPDCDGDRGNLVFIDKATNTVNVIEAQKIFALVVISELSYLYYTGIKNNIAIVTNDATSLNIEKIANFFNAKVYRVEVGEANLTEMADDLRAQGLIVKISGEGSNGGCIIHPSRVRDPITTLLSIVKLLKMKELYQIWCKLSKNHYTEKYNLKDILNTTNFYSNVIVSSKKANLTNLKIENQEILKSNYENLLIKEIKSNKLFQELSIVDYEIINYEGKRQTKIRTGDASGGLKVLLKTNNEIVATLWMRISKTEPVTRVLSEVIYAKRNILFKLLEFNKSLIKKANLP; encoded by the coding sequence ATGCTTAAACAATATTCACTTAACATGAAAAATTTTAAAAAAGCTTTTGATGATATGATATTGTCTCCTTCGGGATTTAGAAAAATCTTTGCAAAATCAAAAAATGAAAATTCAATAGAAAATGAAATAGGCAACGAAGATAAAGTACTAATAGCACTAATAATCTTTACAATATCAAATTATTTTAAAAATAAATCCAAACCCTATATTGGATTGGGATTGGACTCAAGACCAACTGGTAACATTATTGCAGAAATAACAATGAAAATATTAATAACAAGTAAAGAAAAGATTAAGTTTTTTGGCATACTTCCAATAACTGAAATTTTGGCTTTTACAAAAAACAGCAAAGATTTAAAAGGTTTCATTTATATCTCTGCAAGCCATAATCCAACAGGATACAATGGAATAAAAATAGGATTAAACGATGGTGGCGTACTAAATTCTGCAAAAACAAATGAAATAATAAAACAAATTAAAAATAATAGCCAAAATGAAAAGTTAATAAACTACTTAATTAATACTTTAAACAAATTTAATGAAAACAAATCTCATTTAGAATATTATAACAAAACAATAAAGTTGGAAAAAAACAATAAAAACCAATCTTACAAAGCATATAAATCATTAATACATGAAATAGCATATGAAAACGATATTAACAATAAAAATATTAAAATTTTAAAGGAAAGAATACTAAAAAATCCAATTGGAATAATAGCAGAAATGAATGGAAGCTCCAGAATTAATTCAATAGATAAAGAATTAATAGAATCTTTGGGATTGAAAATAGAATTATATAATGACAAAATAGGTATTTTTACGCATAATATTATTCCTGAAGGGAAATCTTTAAATGAATGTAAAAAGCTGCTACAAGAAAAATATATACAAGACAATTCTTTTGAGCTAGGATATGTACCCGATTGTGATGGAGATAGGGGAAATCTGGTGTTTATAGACAAAGCCACAAACACTGTAAATGTCATCGAAGCACAAAAAATATTTGCACTTGTAGTAATTTCAGAGCTTAGCTATCTTTATTATACAGGAATAAAAAATAACATAGCAATAGTAACAAATGATGCAACATCTTTAAATATTGAAAAAATTGCAAATTTTTTCAATGCCAAAGTTTATAGAGTAGAAGTTGGAGAAGCCAATCTAACAGAAATGGCAGACGACTTAAGAGCTCAGGGATTGATTGTAAAAATCTCAGGAGAGGGATCTAATGGGGGTTGTATAATACACCCTTCAAGAGTAAGAGACCCAATTACTACTCTACTTAGTATCGTAAAATTATTAAAAATGAAAGAACTTTACCAAATATGGTGCAAATTGTCTAAAAACCACTATACAGAAAAATATAACCTAAAAGATATTTTAAATACAACAAATTTCTATAGCAATGTAATAGTATCATCTAAGAAAGCTAATTTAACAAATCTTAAAATAGAAAATCAAGAAATTTTAAAAAGCAATTATGAGAATCTATTAATTAAAGAGATTAAAAGCAATAAGTTATTTCAAGAATTATCAATAGTTGATTACGAAATCATTAACTATGAAGGTAAAAGACAAACTAAGATTAGAACAGGAGATGCCTCAGGAGGATTAAAAGTATTGCTAAAAACCAATAACGAAATTGTTGCAACTTTATGGATGAGGATCTCAAAAACAGAACCAGTAACAAGGGTGCTCAGCGAGGTTATTTATGCAAAAAGAAACATTTTGTTTAAGCTATTAGAATTTAATAAAAGCTTAATAAAAAAGGCAAATCTACCATAA